The following nucleotide sequence is from Natronosalvus caseinilyticus.
TCCTCGGCCTCGTCGTCGCCGCACTCGCAGCCAGGTACATCGACATTCCGCTGGTGTACCCACTCGAGTACGTCGCTCTCGCGATTGTCGCCGGCATTCTGGTCGGCGTCGTGTCCGGGTTGTATCCGGCGTGGCGAGCCGCGAGGACGGATCCGATCGACGCGCTTCGATACGAGTGAGCGTCGGTCGCGGCCAATCGCGTCGGAACTATCAGTGGTCGCAGCCGTTCGGACTGGAACAATCGCCGGTATTGGCCCGGTGGACCGGAACTATCGGCGGTCCCGCTCGTGTCGGCGTTCCGATTCTGGCTCGAGCTCCGTTCCTCGCCGTTCTGCCTCAAATTCTGCATCGGGTTCTCGACGATCCGGCCCACGAGAGAGGGTGTCCGCGTCGCTCGCCGGCGTGAGCCCGATCGATCGCTGGAGTCGACGCCGCTCGTCCGGGTATTCGGCAGCGAGCATCGATCCCACGAACCCGCCGACGGCCGCACCGCCAATGGTGTAGAGACAGGTGGCGATGCCGAACGTGAGGACGAAGAACAGTACCAGAGCGAATCCCTCA
It contains:
- a CDS encoding DUF5518 domain-containing protein: MVRSSTPVHAVIGAIVGVVLSFLPFSTVLGGAASGFLEGRDARRGTVSGALAGAIMTVPIAGVLFLFLGLFGFGAALSGFPVEGFALVLFFVLTFGIATCLYTIGGAAVGGFVGSMLAAEYPDERRRLQRSIGLTPASDADTLSRGPDRREPDAEFEAERRGTELEPESERRHERDRR